In bacterium, one genomic interval encodes:
- the rplX gene encoding 50S ribosomal protein L24, with protein MHIKKKDKVRVLSGEYEGLEGEVLKVFPENGRLIVEKVNMIKRHTKKTQRTPQGGIVEKEAPVDASNVMLICPKCGKAARTGTAVLGDGTRVRTCKKCGEMLAN; from the coding sequence ATGCACATCAAGAAGAAGGACAAGGTCCGGGTGCTGAGCGGCGAGTACGAGGGCCTCGAGGGCGAGGTCCTGAAGGTGTTCCCGGAGAACGGCCGCCTGATCGTGGAAAAGGTCAACATGATCAAGCGCCACACCAAGAAGACACAGCGGACGCCCCAGGGCGGGATCGTCGAGAAGGAGGCCCCCGTGGACGCCTCCAACGTGATGCTGATCTGCCCCAAGTGCGGCAAGGCGGCGCGCACCGGCACGGCCGTGCTCGGCGACGGTACCCGCGTGCGGACCTGCAAGAAGTGCGGCGAGATGCTCGCCAACTAG